A genomic segment from Myxococcota bacterium encodes:
- a CDS encoding phosphotransferase family protein translates to MATEAPTKAVRDPESFRGALDAWMRRVHPDRAGLRVHDVDMPRSTGFSNETVFFRATWREGAGERTERFVARIEPRDGGLFPEQTPACAVSVGVQHRIMSAIAASGVVPMPPMGAYEPDASVLGSPFFAMGFVEGRVPADWPRYSVEGFLVDEATPAERERMVTSGLDAMAALHRLDPATLDLGWLDPSGRGRPTFAMQLDLYRDYCARELAGRPHPVMTRALDWLETYEPKGAPMGLSWGDARLGNMIWQDYRCAAVCDWEACALSPPDADIGWWVMFDRMSFDDLGAPRLAGFPTREQMVARWEEGVGRKVAGDILYWEIFGAMRFCAIMIKLSDRFLRAGMQTPETSTAVDNPVTQALSRLLDAAD, encoded by the coding sequence ATGGCCACCGAAGCCCCGACCAAGGCGGTTCGCGACCCCGAGAGCTTCCGCGGCGCGCTCGACGCGTGGATGCGCCGCGTGCACCCCGACCGCGCGGGCCTGCGCGTCCACGACGTCGACATGCCGCGCTCGACCGGGTTCTCGAACGAGACGGTCTTCTTCCGCGCGACCTGGCGCGAGGGTGCGGGCGAGCGCACCGAGCGCTTCGTCGCGCGCATCGAGCCGCGCGACGGCGGCCTCTTCCCCGAGCAGACGCCCGCGTGCGCCGTCTCGGTCGGCGTGCAGCACCGCATCATGAGCGCGATCGCCGCGAGCGGCGTCGTCCCGATGCCGCCGATGGGCGCGTACGAGCCGGACGCGTCCGTGCTCGGCAGCCCCTTCTTCGCGATGGGCTTCGTCGAGGGGCGCGTGCCGGCCGACTGGCCGCGCTACTCGGTCGAGGGCTTCCTCGTCGACGAGGCGACGCCCGCCGAGCGCGAGCGCATGGTGACGAGCGGCCTCGACGCGATGGCGGCGCTCCACCGCCTCGACCCGGCGACGCTCGACCTCGGCTGGCTCGACCCGTCGGGCCGCGGGCGGCCGACGTTCGCCATGCAGCTCGACCTGTACCGCGACTACTGCGCGCGCGAGCTCGCGGGCCGCCCGCACCCGGTGATGACGCGCGCGCTCGACTGGCTCGAGACGTACGAGCCGAAGGGCGCGCCGATGGGGCTCTCGTGGGGCGACGCGCGCCTCGGCAACATGATCTGGCAGGACTACCGCTGCGCGGCCGTCTGCGACTGGGAGGCGTGCGCGCTCTCGCCGCCCGACGCCGACATCGGCTGGTGGGTGATGTTCGACCGGATGTCGTTCGACGACCTCGGCGCGCCGCGGCTCGCGGGCTTCCCGACGCGCGAGCAGATGGTCGCGCGCTGGGAGGAGGGCGTCGGGCGCAAGGTCGCCGGCGACATCCTCTACTGGGAGATCTTCGGGGCGATGCGCTTCTGCGCGATCATGATCAAGCTGTCGGATCGCTTCCTGCGCGCGGGCATGCAGACGCCCGAGACGAGCACCGCGGTCGACAATCCCGTGACGCAGGCGCTGTCACGCCTGCTCGACGCGGCCGACTGA
- a CDS encoding wax ester/triacylglycerol synthase family O-acyltransferase yields the protein MPRYAYERLSAQDNSFLVAEDANHLMHVAAIQIIEAGDLRKPDGGIDVARYKRAIEAVLHRIPRYRQRLKWIPFQNRPVWVDDPHFHIDYHIRHSALPKPGGIEELRRLTARILTRKLDRARPLWEIWIIEGLEGDRFAAVSKIHHCMIDGAAGADISQILMSPSREAAPGDPPRFFPRPSPSAFELLADDVQDRLGAPLRAVRGALRLFDAGVDWRAELSARARALADLASLALSPSSETPLNGAIGPHRNVDWLSMPLERVKQVRRAFGCTVNDVVLAIVTGAVREYLKLRRVDPDGIEFRVSAPVNMRDASERGRLGNHVSSWVVPLPLDEPDPAMQLARIHETTSSIKESRQELGVEVLMKGFEILPQSLFSVAARAVAGPTNMIVTNVPGPPFPLYLLGAKLEEMVPFVPLLPGSGLGIALFSYDGRLTWGLAADDALVPDLDDFALLVEESFERLFAAALARSRAAHAAQATDAAYDTGSVVSPRTDAAVALAAPPAAAADRVEEEEKEEPPPVEPRASVGRVEQA from the coding sequence ATGCCGCGCTACGCGTACGAACGGCTCTCGGCCCAGGACAACTCGTTCCTCGTCGCCGAGGACGCGAACCACCTCATGCACGTCGCCGCCATCCAGATCATCGAGGCGGGCGACCTGCGCAAGCCGGACGGCGGCATCGACGTCGCGCGCTACAAGCGCGCGATCGAGGCCGTGCTCCACCGCATCCCGCGCTACCGCCAGCGCCTCAAGTGGATCCCGTTCCAGAACCGGCCCGTCTGGGTCGACGACCCGCACTTCCACATCGACTACCACATCCGCCACTCCGCACTGCCGAAGCCGGGCGGGATCGAGGAGCTGCGGCGCCTCACGGCGCGCATCCTCACGCGCAAGCTCGACCGCGCGCGCCCGCTCTGGGAGATCTGGATCATCGAGGGGCTCGAGGGCGACCGCTTCGCGGCCGTGAGCAAGATCCACCACTGCATGATCGACGGCGCCGCCGGCGCCGACATCTCGCAGATCCTGATGTCGCCGAGCCGCGAGGCCGCGCCGGGCGACCCGCCGCGCTTCTTCCCGCGTCCGTCGCCGAGTGCCTTCGAGCTGCTCGCCGACGACGTGCAGGACCGCCTCGGCGCGCCGCTGCGCGCGGTGCGCGGGGCGCTGCGCCTGTTCGACGCGGGCGTCGACTGGCGCGCGGAGCTGTCGGCGCGCGCGCGCGCGCTCGCCGACCTCGCCTCGCTCGCGCTGTCGCCGAGCTCGGAGACGCCGCTCAACGGCGCCATCGGCCCGCACCGCAACGTCGACTGGCTGTCGATGCCGCTCGAGCGCGTGAAGCAGGTGCGGCGCGCCTTCGGCTGCACGGTGAACGACGTCGTGCTCGCGATCGTGACGGGCGCGGTCCGCGAGTACCTGAAGCTGCGCCGCGTCGACCCCGACGGCATCGAGTTCCGCGTGTCGGCGCCCGTGAACATGCGCGACGCGAGCGAGCGCGGACGGCTCGGCAACCACGTGTCCTCGTGGGTCGTGCCGCTCCCGCTCGACGAGCCCGACCCCGCGATGCAGCTCGCGCGCATCCACGAGACGACGAGCTCGATCAAGGAGTCGCGCCAGGAGCTCGGCGTCGAGGTCCTGATGAAGGGCTTCGAGATCCTCCCGCAGAGCCTGTTCTCGGTCGCCGCGCGCGCGGTCGCCGGGCCGACGAACATGATCGTGACGAACGTGCCGGGGCCGCCCTTCCCGCTCTACCTGCTCGGCGCGAAGCTCGAGGAGATGGTGCCGTTCGTGCCGCTGCTGCCGGGCTCGGGCCTCGGCATCGCGCTCTTCAGCTACGACGGCCGGCTCACGTGGGGGCTCGCGGCCGACGACGCGCTCGTTCCCGACCTCGACGACTTCGCGCTGCTCGTCGAGGAGTCGTTCGAGCGGCTCTTCGCCGCCGCGCTCGCGCGCTCGCGCGCCGCGCACGCGGCGCAGGCCACCGATGCCGCGTACGACACCGGGAGCGTCGTGTCGCCGCGCACCGACGCGGCCGTCGCGCTCGCGGCCCCGCCGGCCGCGGCCGCCGACCGCGTCGAGGAGGAGGAGAAGGAGGAGCCGCCGCCCGTCGAGCCGCGCGCCTCAGTCGGCCGCGTCGAGCAGGCGTGA
- a CDS encoding serine hydrolase domain-containing protein, with translation MTARGDEADAARAGVAPRAVESVWERVEALYRSGAHPAIQLSVRFRGAEVLHRAIGHARGNAPADREAGIPLAPIGVETPVNLFSAAKAVTAMIVHRLHDERVLDVDAPVASYIRDFGRCGKERITLRHVLTHRAGIPAPPPGSLDLDLLGEPEELLELLCDTEPEHDPDRYSAYHAITGGFIVAEVLRRTTGKTLRALAHELVKAPLGLAWLEYGVAPEHVGLVARNATTGPRLAAPLRRVVAHMIGAPLEAVIEWSNDPRFLTAIVPSANLVTTAHDIGVFYQCLLDDGVAGGREVFGPAAIARSRRIESRGQLDRRLLIPMAYSPGFMCGTSGLSLYGWNHPRAFGHLGLSNIFTWADPDRALVIALVTTGKPILTPHVVPLLQLLAGIHEAFPPVD, from the coding sequence GTGACCGCGCGCGGCGACGAGGCGGACGCGGCGCGCGCGGGCGTCGCGCCGCGCGCCGTCGAATCCGTGTGGGAGCGCGTCGAGGCGCTCTACCGCTCGGGCGCGCACCCGGCGATCCAGCTCTCGGTGCGCTTCCGCGGCGCCGAGGTGCTCCACCGCGCCATCGGCCACGCGCGCGGCAACGCGCCCGCCGACCGCGAGGCGGGCATCCCGCTCGCGCCGATCGGCGTCGAGACGCCGGTGAACCTGTTCTCGGCGGCGAAGGCCGTGACGGCGATGATCGTGCACAGGCTGCACGACGAGCGGGTGCTCGACGTCGACGCGCCGGTCGCGAGCTACATCCGCGACTTCGGGCGCTGCGGCAAGGAGCGCATCACGCTCCGCCACGTGCTGACGCACCGCGCGGGCATCCCGGCGCCGCCGCCCGGGAGCCTCGACCTCGACCTGCTCGGCGAGCCCGAGGAGCTGCTCGAGCTGCTCTGCGACACCGAGCCCGAGCACGACCCCGACCGCTACTCGGCGTACCACGCGATCACGGGCGGGTTCATCGTGGCCGAGGTGCTGCGGCGCACGACCGGGAAGACGCTGCGCGCGCTCGCGCACGAGCTCGTGAAGGCGCCGCTCGGGCTCGCGTGGCTCGAGTACGGCGTCGCGCCCGAGCACGTCGGGCTCGTCGCGCGCAACGCGACGACCGGCCCGCGGCTCGCCGCACCGCTGCGCCGCGTCGTGGCGCACATGATCGGCGCGCCGCTCGAGGCCGTGATCGAGTGGTCGAACGACCCGCGCTTCCTGACCGCGATCGTGCCGTCGGCGAACCTGGTCACGACGGCGCACGACATCGGTGTCTTCTACCAGTGCCTGCTCGACGACGGCGTCGCGGGGGGGCGCGAGGTGTTCGGCCCGGCGGCGATCGCGCGCTCGCGGCGCATCGAGAGCCGCGGCCAGCTCGACCGGCGGCTGCTGATCCCGATGGCCTACAGCCCGGGCTTCATGTGCGGCACGAGCGGCCTCAGCCTCTACGGCTGGAACCACCCGCGCGCGTTCGGCCACCTCGGCCTCTCGAACATCTTCACGTGGGCCGACCCGGACCGCGCGCTCGTGATCGCGCTCGTGACGACGGGCAAGCCCATCCTCACGCCGCACGTCGTGCCGCTGCTGCAGCTGCTCGCCGGCATCCACGAGGCGTTCCCGCCGGTCGACTGA
- a CDS encoding CoA transferase — protein sequence MPAADAHAASDRPLAGVRVLDLADEKGELAGRILADFGAEVVRVEPPEGARSRAIPPVAGGESVYFAWRNANKLGAVVDLESEAGRARLDALCAKADVLIESERPGRLAALGLAPAALCERHPHLVALSISDFGQTGPYRDWVATDATLCAIGGMQFKAGTPDKEPLLFPGAIAYDVAGVMGAFASLVALVQRARTGFGQHIDLSVLEALAQTTDWSFSNASMTRAKGNYAGEMRFGSGPMYTVYACKTGYVRLVILSPRQWRAMREWMGDPEFLRDPLYDSFLGRMSIADALMVMIGDHFATMTHEECAFEAQRRGIVCTPVLTPSEVLANEHFASRGTFVRDAEWAPGRRGPVASGFWEIDGARQGYRHRAPTKGEHDARVDALWPDARPRPGGARPAPSAPLAGLRVLDFGIGGVGVEAGRLFAEYGAEVVKIESRTYPDFMRVVMSTEMSASFASSSRSKKGFGVNVKHERGLELVRELATQSDVVIENNSTGTMDDMGVGYETLAGLNPGIVMTSSQLLGSKGVWADWIGYGPSTQPIGGLVHLWNYRGQDFPAGSGAIFPDHLAGRLAAVAALAALVRRERTGRGGHCETAQAEAVVGVLGDLLLKEGVEPGSVVPLGNRSLRGAPWGTFRCKGDEQWVTITCRDDDDWGRLRLALGDPDWAKRDELRRAAGRFAAQDELEAKLAEWTAKQTRLEVVAACQMFGVPAAPMYTGTDQASDAHYQARGYLRWRDQQDLGWMCFEGPCFRASGMTDVDVHQAPLLGEHTRALARERLALGDEEIEKLVAAGTLEVPRTG from the coding sequence ATGCCCGCCGCCGATGCCCACGCCGCGTCCGATCGCCCGCTCGCCGGGGTGCGCGTCCTCGACCTCGCCGACGAGAAGGGCGAGCTCGCCGGGCGCATCCTCGCCGACTTCGGCGCCGAGGTCGTGCGCGTCGAGCCGCCGGAGGGCGCGCGGTCGCGCGCGATCCCGCCGGTCGCGGGCGGTGAGAGCGTCTACTTCGCCTGGCGCAACGCGAACAAGCTCGGTGCCGTCGTCGACCTCGAGAGCGAGGCGGGCCGCGCGCGCCTCGACGCGCTGTGCGCGAAGGCCGACGTGCTGATCGAGAGCGAGCGCCCCGGCCGGCTCGCCGCGCTCGGCCTCGCCCCGGCCGCGCTCTGCGAGCGCCACCCGCACCTCGTCGCGCTCTCGATCAGCGACTTCGGGCAGACGGGCCCGTACCGCGACTGGGTCGCGACCGACGCCACGCTGTGCGCGATCGGCGGGATGCAGTTCAAGGCGGGGACGCCGGACAAGGAGCCGCTGCTGTTCCCCGGCGCGATCGCCTACGACGTGGCGGGCGTGATGGGTGCGTTCGCGTCGCTCGTCGCGCTCGTGCAGCGCGCGCGCACGGGCTTCGGGCAGCACATCGACCTCTCGGTGCTCGAGGCGCTCGCGCAGACGACGGACTGGAGCTTCTCGAACGCCAGCATGACGCGCGCGAAGGGCAACTACGCCGGCGAGATGCGCTTCGGCTCGGGGCCGATGTACACGGTCTACGCCTGCAAGACGGGCTACGTGCGGCTCGTGATCCTGTCGCCGCGGCAGTGGCGCGCGATGCGCGAGTGGATGGGCGACCCCGAGTTCCTGCGCGACCCGCTCTACGACTCCTTCCTCGGGCGCATGTCGATCGCGGACGCGCTCATGGTCATGATCGGCGACCACTTCGCCACGATGACGCACGAGGAGTGCGCGTTCGAGGCGCAGCGGCGCGGCATCGTCTGCACGCCCGTGCTGACGCCCTCCGAGGTGCTCGCGAACGAGCACTTCGCGTCGCGCGGCACGTTCGTGCGCGACGCCGAGTGGGCGCCCGGGCGGCGCGGCCCGGTCGCGTCGGGCTTCTGGGAGATCGACGGAGCGCGCCAGGGCTACCGCCACCGCGCGCCGACGAAGGGCGAGCACGACGCGCGCGTCGACGCACTCTGGCCCGACGCGCGGCCGCGCCCGGGCGGTGCGCGCCCCGCGCCGTCGGCGCCGCTCGCCGGCCTGCGCGTGCTCGACTTCGGCATCGGCGGCGTCGGCGTCGAGGCCGGGCGGCTCTTCGCCGAGTACGGCGCCGAGGTCGTCAAGATCGAGAGCCGCACGTATCCCGACTTCATGCGCGTCGTGATGTCGACGGAGATGAGCGCGTCGTTCGCGTCGTCGAGCCGCTCGAAGAAGGGCTTCGGCGTCAACGTGAAGCACGAGCGCGGGCTCGAGCTCGTGCGCGAGCTCGCGACGCAGTCGGACGTCGTGATCGAGAACAACTCGACGGGCACGATGGACGACATGGGCGTCGGCTACGAGACGCTCGCCGGGCTGAACCCCGGCATCGTGATGACGAGCAGCCAGCTGCTCGGCTCGAAGGGCGTGTGGGCGGACTGGATCGGCTACGGGCCGAGCACGCAGCCGATCGGCGGGCTCGTGCACCTGTGGAACTACCGCGGCCAGGACTTTCCGGCCGGGTCGGGCGCGATCTTCCCCGACCACCTCGCGGGGCGCCTCGCCGCCGTCGCCGCGCTCGCCGCGCTCGTGCGGCGCGAGCGCACCGGCCGCGGCGGCCACTGCGAGACCGCGCAGGCCGAGGCCGTCGTCGGCGTGCTCGGCGACCTGCTGCTGAAGGAGGGCGTCGAGCCGGGCAGCGTCGTGCCGCTCGGCAACCGCAGCCTGCGCGGCGCGCCGTGGGGCACGTTCCGCTGCAAGGGCGACGAGCAGTGGGTCACGATCACGTGCCGCGACGACGACGACTGGGGGCGCCTGCGCCTCGCGCTCGGCGACCCGGACTGGGCGAAGCGCGACGAGCTGCGCCGCGCCGCGGGCCGCTTCGCCGCGCAGGACGAGCTCGAGGCGAAGCTCGCCGAGTGGACGGCGAAGCAGACGCGCCTCGAGGTCGTCGCGGCGTGCCAGATGTTCGGCGTGCCCGCGGCGCCCATGTACACGGGCACCGACCAGGCGTCGGATGCGCACTACCAGGCGCGCGGCTACCTGCGCTGGCGCGACCAGCAGGATCTCGGCTGGATGTGCTTCGAGGGCCCCTGCTTCCGCGCGAGCGGCATGACCGACGTCGACGTGCACCAGGCGCCGCTCCTCGGCGAGCACACGCGCGCGCTCGCGCGCGAGCGGCTCGCGCTCGGCGACGAGGAGATCGAGAAGCTCGTCGCCGCCGGCACGCTCGAGGTGCCGCGCACGGGATGA
- a CDS encoding DUF3604 domain-containing protein has protein sequence MTTRAARRGAVRAALGGLGLLAALACTEDVDFDDYRVRGDAMTGALSALAAAQRAPCEEHDELRRPYFGDLHVHTSFSSDARQYDLALEPADAYRYAFGEPVGLPPLDASGAPTRTVRIDRPLDFAAVTDHSEFLGETLLCADASSEVYESESCRAIRAARTPIDSPLGKFIMLPFPWRHDDVCGADNARCLARTAVAWRAIVDAAEAWNDPSSRCARTTFIGYEYSSHRLGSNLHRNVIFRNATVPPRPISYLEVQREWELWARLQETCDATGTGCDSIAIPHNSNISNGRMFAVDYPGAWSSAAQAERARLRALSEPMVEVMQHKGDSECLPNAPGGILGDADELCDFEKYELPILGDDPGECWDGPLADAIPRLGPKCLSPGSYARYALTVGLREEQRLGVNPFRFGLMASTDTHNALAGGVAERTFPGHLGIADADLAVRATLSTGTYGNAHNNPGGLVGAWATENARDAIFDAFVRREVFGTSGPRIAPRLFAGFDLDPDLCDDPGAIAKAYASGVPMGGVLEAGAAPAAEGRALRLFALAHRDPGAPGGLLQRIQIVKGWVDSDGALHERVVDVAGTPDGAADVDLATCAPRGPGHDALCTVWTDPDFDPALPAVYYARVVENPSCRYDQWQCLEAGDAAPASCAEPGRVRTIQERAWTSPVWVAPRG, from the coding sequence GACTACCGCGTGCGCGGCGACGCGATGACGGGCGCGCTCTCGGCGCTCGCCGCCGCGCAGCGCGCGCCGTGCGAGGAGCACGACGAGCTGCGCCGGCCGTACTTCGGCGACCTGCACGTCCACACCTCGTTCTCGAGCGACGCGCGCCAGTACGACCTCGCGCTCGAGCCGGCCGACGCCTATCGCTACGCGTTCGGCGAGCCCGTCGGCCTCCCGCCGCTCGACGCGTCCGGAGCGCCGACGCGCACGGTCCGCATCGACCGCCCGCTCGACTTCGCCGCCGTGACCGACCACTCGGAGTTCCTGGGCGAGACGCTGCTGTGCGCGGACGCCTCGAGCGAGGTCTACGAGAGCGAGAGCTGCCGGGCGATCCGCGCCGCGCGCACGCCGATCGACAGCCCGCTCGGCAAGTTCATCATGCTGCCGTTCCCGTGGCGCCACGACGACGTGTGCGGCGCGGACAACGCGCGCTGCCTCGCGCGCACCGCCGTCGCGTGGCGCGCGATCGTCGACGCGGCGGAGGCCTGGAACGACCCGAGCTCGCGCTGCGCGCGCACGACGTTCATCGGCTACGAGTACAGCTCGCACCGCCTCGGCTCGAACCTCCACCGCAACGTGATCTTCCGCAACGCCACCGTGCCGCCGCGCCCGATCTCCTACCTCGAGGTCCAGCGCGAGTGGGAGCTGTGGGCGCGCCTCCAGGAGACGTGCGACGCCACGGGCACCGGCTGCGACTCGATCGCCATCCCGCACAACTCGAACATCAGCAACGGGCGGATGTTCGCGGTCGACTACCCGGGCGCGTGGAGCAGCGCCGCGCAGGCCGAGCGCGCGCGCCTGCGCGCGCTCTCCGAGCCGATGGTCGAGGTGATGCAGCACAAGGGCGACTCCGAGTGCCTGCCGAACGCGCCCGGCGGCATCCTCGGCGACGCCGACGAGCTCTGCGACTTCGAGAAGTACGAGCTGCCGATCCTCGGCGACGACCCGGGCGAGTGCTGGGACGGGCCGCTCGCCGACGCCATCCCGCGGCTCGGCCCGAAGTGCCTCTCGCCCGGCAGCTACGCGCGCTACGCGCTCACGGTCGGCCTGCGCGAGGAGCAGCGCCTCGGCGTCAACCCGTTCCGCTTCGGCCTGATGGCGAGCACGGACACGCACAACGCGCTCGCCGGCGGCGTCGCCGAGCGGACCTTCCCCGGGCACCTCGGCATCGCGGACGCCGACCTCGCCGTGCGCGCGACGCTCTCGACCGGCACCTACGGCAACGCGCACAACAACCCGGGCGGGCTCGTCGGCGCGTGGGCCACCGAGAACGCGCGCGACGCGATCTTCGACGCGTTCGTGCGCCGCGAGGTGTTCGGCACGAGCGGCCCGCGCATCGCGCCGCGCCTGTTCGCGGGCTTCGACCTCGACCCCGACCTGTGCGACGACCCGGGCGCGATCGCGAAGGCCTACGCGAGCGGCGTGCCGATGGGCGGCGTGCTCGAGGCCGGCGCCGCGCCGGCCGCCGAAGGCCGCGCGCTGCGTCTGTTCGCGCTCGCGCACCGCGACCCGGGCGCGCCCGGCGGGCTGCTGCAGCGCATCCAGATCGTGAAGGGATGGGTCGACTCCGACGGCGCCCTGCACGAGCGCGTCGTCGACGTCGCCGGCACACCGGACGGCGCCGCGGACGTCGACCTCGCCACCTGCGCGCCGCGCGGGCCCGGACACGACGCGCTCTGCACCGTCTGGACCGACCCCGACTTCGACCCCGCGCTGCCCGCCGTGTACTACGCGCGCGTCGTCGAGAACCCCTCCTGCCGCTACGACCAGTGGCAGTGCCTCGAGGCCGGCGACGCGGCTCCCGCCTCGTGCGCGGAGCCGGGCCGCGTGCGCACGATCCAGGAGCGCGCGTGGACGTCGCCCGTCTGGGTCGCGCCGCGAGGCTAG